Proteins encoded in a region of the Phoenix dactylifera cultivar Barhee BC4 chromosome 3, palm_55x_up_171113_PBpolish2nd_filt_p, whole genome shotgun sequence genome:
- the LOC103707998 gene encoding chloroplast stem-loop binding protein of 41 kDa a, chloroplastic, with translation MATAAVSSLLPLHSSRRTPPIAGALPSSLARRSFSLLPISSPFLSSPFTSPSFYPTSKRFSSPSSNFYVKAVAQEEKKKVLVVNTNSGGHAVIGFYFARQLLGSGHEVTVLTVGEESSDKMKKPPFTRFSELVSAGGRTVWGDPAEVGKIVGTATFDVVLDNNGKDLDAVKPVADWAKSAGVKQFLYISSAGIYKTGDEVPHVEGDPVKDDASHVFVEKYIADLSFSSWAIFRPQYMTGSGNNKDCEEWFFDRIVRNRPVPIPGSGMQLTNIAHVRDLSSMLSLAVEKPLAANGKIFNCVSDRAVTLDGMAKLCAKAAGRELKTVHYDPKALGIDSRKAFPFRIMHFYAEPRAAKEILGWTSTTNLPEDLKERFDEYVSIGRDKKQMQFDIDDKILESLKAMVTV, from the exons ATGGCTACCGCTGccgtctcctctcttctccccctCCACTCTTCTCGAAGAACACCTCCAATCGCCGGcgctctcccttcctctcttgcCCGCCGCTCTTTTTCCCTCCTCCCAATctcctctcccttcctctcttccccATTCACCTCACCCTCATTCTATCCCACCTCCAAACGcttctcttccccttcttccaACTTTTATGTGAAAGCCGTGGcccaggaggagaagaagaaggtccTCGTTGTCAACACCAACAGCGGCGGCCATGCCGTCATCGGCTTCTACTTCGCCCGCCAGCTCCTCGGCTCGGGCCATGAGGTCACCGTGCTCACCGTCGGCGAGGAGAGTTCCGATAAGATGAAGAAGCCCCCATTCACCAGATTCTCG GAGTTGGTGAGTGCCGGCGGCCGGACGGTCTGGGGAGATCCAGCAGAAGTAGGGAAAATTGTCGGCACGGCCACGTTTGATGTGGTGTTGGACAATAATGGCAAGGATTTGGATGCGGTGAA ACCTGTGGCAGACTGGGCCAAATCAGCTGGTGTCAAACAATTTCTGTACATCAGCAGTGCTGGGATATACAAGACTGGTGATGAGGTTCCTCATGTTGAAGGG GACCCCGTCAAAGATGATGCTAGTCATGTATTCGTGGAGAAATACATTGCAGATCTATCCTTTAGTAGCTGGGCAATATTTCGTCCACAGTATATGACTGGATCTGGAAATAACAAGGACTGTGAGGAATGGTTCTTTGATC GAATTGTTCGCAATAGACCAGTTCCAATCCCTGGATCAGGCATGCAACTGACTAACATTGCCCATGTGAGGGACTTATCCAGCATGCTGTCTCTTGCTGTTGAGAAACCCCTTGCTGCAAATGGCAAAATATTTAATTGTGTGAGCGATCGTGCTGTGACTTTGGATGGAATGGCCAAACTCTGTGCTAAAGCGGCAGGACGGGAACTCAAAACTGTACACTATGATCCAAAGGCTCTCGGAATTGATTCGAGGAAGGCATTTCCTTTTCGTATTATG CACTTCTATGCAGAACCAAGAGCTGCAAAAGAGATATTGGGATGGACTAGCACCACCAACCTTCCAGAAGATTTGAAGGAACGATTTGATGAGTATGTTAGTATTGGTAGAGATAAGAAGCAGATGCAATTCGATATTGATGACAAGATACTGGAGTCTCTTAAAGCTATGGTCACTGTATAA